Proteins from a genomic interval of Halopseudomonas litoralis:
- a CDS encoding transporter substrate-binding domain-containing protein: protein MQTPSVFRSALLLSLLMLLLQGCDRWPADPRDSLDAAIERGSLKVGVVANPPWVSGTNSDAPRGLESQLVTQFARELGMTVEWSTDGVEEQIEALKSFQLDLLIGGFTASNPWKTEVGNTFPYYVERVLVGSKGTPPTTIDGETVSILPHTVLVPLLRDHKAISDIRETLENSPYPVAAAQWQLGGLGLNSSEIELLKHKHVLLTPPGENALLMELERFLFRNRDEQQLSARLWQEMQP, encoded by the coding sequence ATGCAAACTCCTTCAGTATTCAGGTCAGCGCTGTTACTGAGTCTGCTGATGCTATTGCTGCAAGGCTGCGATCGCTGGCCAGCCGATCCTCGCGATTCCCTTGACGCTGCCATAGAGCGCGGCAGCCTGAAAGTAGGTGTGGTGGCCAACCCGCCTTGGGTGAGCGGCACCAACTCCGACGCCCCGCGAGGCCTGGAAAGCCAGCTGGTGACGCAATTCGCCCGGGAACTGGGTATGACCGTCGAATGGAGCACCGACGGTGTGGAGGAACAGATCGAGGCGCTCAAATCGTTCCAGCTGGACCTGTTGATTGGTGGCTTTACTGCGTCCAACCCCTGGAAGACCGAGGTCGGTAACACCTTCCCCTACTACGTCGAACGCGTCCTGGTAGGCAGCAAGGGCACGCCTCCAACCACCATCGATGGCGAGACGGTATCCATTCTGCCGCACACCGTTCTGGTCCCGCTGCTGCGAGACCACAAGGCCATAAGCGACATACGCGAGACCCTGGAGAACAGCCCCTACCCGGTAGCAGCAGCGCAATGGCAACTCGGCGGGCTGGGATTGAACAGCTCCGAAATAGAATTGCTCAAGCACAAGCATGTACTGCTGACACCGCCCGGGGAAAATGCCCTGCTGATGGAGCTGGAGCGGTTCCTGTTCAGAAACAGGGATGAGCAGCAGCTCTCCGCACGCCTGTGGCAGGAGATGCAGCCATGA
- a CDS encoding nitrous oxide reductase accessory protein NosL, with protein sequence MKTRYNLSLRSLIVLLFGLTLAACGEQDTTPVNLDPVAFHATDECHVCGMVVTDFPGPKGQAVEKDGVRKFCSTAEMLSWWLQPENRILDAKLYVHDMGQSQWDQPDDSHLIDATQAWYVAGTPLAGAMGASLASFADQQAAEALANEHNGTVMQFDEIDQEFLQQAAAAQHSDMHEAMQHGDMHDIVDGEMH encoded by the coding sequence ATGAAAACACGTTACAACCTTAGTCTACGCAGCCTGATCGTCCTGTTGTTCGGTCTGACGCTGGCCGCCTGCGGCGAACAGGACACAACACCGGTGAATCTGGATCCAGTTGCGTTCCACGCCACAGATGAGTGCCATGTGTGCGGCATGGTCGTCACCGATTTCCCGGGGCCGAAAGGTCAGGCGGTGGAGAAGGATGGTGTAAGAAAGTTCTGCTCCACCGCGGAAATGCTCAGTTGGTGGCTGCAACCGGAGAACCGCATTCTGGATGCCAAGCTGTATGTGCATGACATGGGACAGAGCCAGTGGGATCAACCTGATGACAGCCACCTGATCGACGCCACGCAGGCCTGGTATGTCGCCGGTACACCACTGGCGGGCGCAATGGGCGCCTCACTGGCTTCCTTCGCCGACCAGCAGGCAGCTGAAGCACTGGCGAATGAGCACAACGGAACGGTCATGCAGTTTGACGAGATTGACCAGGAGTTCCTGCAACAGGCAGCTGCAGCGCAGCACAGCGATATGCATGAAGCGATGCAGCACGGCGATATGCACGACATAGTGGACGGCGAAATGCATTAA
- a CDS encoding BaiN/RdsA family NAD(P)/FAD-dependent oxidoreductase — translation MQPAIPFYDVIILGAGASGLMCAATAAQRGRRVLVLEKANKIGKKILMSGGGRCNFTNYQVEADNFLSSNPHFCKAALKRYTQWDFIDMVERYGIDYVERRHTQLFCRHSARDVLDMLLDECAQAGAEIRTHCEITEVQALDSRNLRYRILGRQGQEPFRLDCQSLVVATGALSIPTLGGSGIGYEIASQFGLALTPRRAGLVPFMFSDAMKAICERLSGLALEVTASCNGQSFTENMLFTHRGISGPAILQISSYWQPGDTLNLDLLPGIDAFQWLREARQQQGRQLLKTLLAQQLGRALVAELQLLWWPDTSAIPLADYSDKQLLEIAEQLNQWSLKPSATEGYRTAEVTLGGVATDGISSKTMEAKDCPGLYFVGEVLDVSGQLGGFNFQWAWSSGYSAGLVV, via the coding sequence GTGCAACCCGCCATTCCTTTCTACGATGTGATCATTCTGGGTGCCGGTGCCTCCGGCCTGATGTGCGCGGCGACCGCCGCCCAGCGCGGACGCCGGGTTCTGGTGCTGGAGAAGGCCAACAAAATCGGCAAGAAGATCCTCATGTCCGGTGGCGGACGCTGCAATTTCACCAATTATCAGGTGGAAGCGGATAACTTCCTGTCCAGCAATCCGCATTTCTGCAAGGCTGCGCTGAAACGCTATACCCAGTGGGATTTCATCGACATGGTGGAGCGCTACGGAATCGACTACGTAGAGCGCCGGCATACACAGTTATTCTGTCGCCATTCTGCGCGGGACGTGCTCGACATGCTGCTTGATGAGTGCGCGCAGGCCGGCGCTGAAATCCGGACTCATTGCGAGATCACCGAGGTCCAGGCGCTGGACTCACGCAACCTGCGCTACCGTATCCTCGGGCGGCAGGGCCAGGAACCTTTCCGGCTGGATTGCCAGTCGCTGGTGGTGGCGACCGGCGCACTGTCCATCCCGACCCTGGGCGGCAGCGGCATCGGTTATGAGATCGCCAGTCAGTTCGGGCTGGCGCTCACCCCGCGCCGCGCCGGGCTGGTACCTTTCATGTTCAGTGATGCCATGAAAGCCATTTGCGAACGGCTGTCCGGCCTGGCCTTGGAAGTCACGGCCAGCTGTAATGGCCAGAGTTTTACCGAGAACATGCTGTTCACTCACCGTGGTATCAGTGGCCCGGCGATCCTGCAGATTTCCAGTTACTGGCAGCCCGGCGACACCCTGAATCTCGACCTGCTGCCCGGTATCGACGCATTCCAATGGCTACGTGAAGCCAGACAGCAGCAGGGCAGACAGTTGCTGAAAACCCTGCTGGCTCAGCAGCTCGGTCGAGCCCTGGTAGCGGAACTGCAACTATTGTGGTGGCCCGACACGTCAGCAATACCGCTGGCCGATTACAGCGATAAGCAATTGCTGGAGATTGCCGAGCAGCTCAACCAATGGTCCCTGAAGCCGTCGGCGACCGAGGGTTACCGCACTGCCGAAGTGACTCTGGGCGGGGTAGCCACCGATGGCATCAGCTCAAAGACCATGGAAGCCAAAGACTGTCCCGGGTTGTACTTCGTGGGTGAGGTACTGGATGTCAGCGGCCAGTTGGGCGGCTTCAATTTCCAGTGGGCCTGGTCTTCCGGCTATAGCGCCGGGCTCGTCGTCTGA
- a CDS encoding metallophosphoesterase family protein, producing the protein MSRILHFSDLHFGTEDAAVAQALLQLAEQQQPDLYLLSGDITQRARRSQFAAARAFIQLLPAKPLLAVPGNHDLPLFNLPLRMLNPYGNYRRVFGNELEPEFERDDLLVVGVNTTRAGRHKDGEVSAEQIQRVAQRLQRAHADQLRVVMLHHPIRAVEESDVSNLLIGREQAVPSWIDAGVDLLLGGHIHLPYVVPLQGNPDQQAWAIQAGTGISQRVRGNIPNSVNLIEHDAHDRQRRCQITRWDYASADKRFIPVETTELQLSGSANA; encoded by the coding sequence ATGAGCAGGATTCTGCATTTTTCAGATCTGCATTTTGGTACCGAAGATGCAGCCGTGGCACAGGCGTTGTTGCAACTGGCTGAGCAACAACAACCTGATCTGTACCTGCTCAGCGGCGATATTACCCAACGTGCACGACGCAGCCAGTTCGCCGCCGCTCGCGCCTTCATCCAGCTGTTACCGGCAAAGCCGCTGCTGGCGGTACCCGGCAATCACGATCTGCCGTTGTTCAACCTGCCACTGCGCATGCTCAATCCCTACGGTAACTACCGGCGGGTATTCGGCAATGAACTGGAGCCGGAATTCGAGCGCGATGATCTGCTGGTGGTCGGCGTCAACACCACCCGCGCCGGTCGGCATAAGGACGGAGAAGTGTCGGCTGAGCAGATTCAGCGCGTAGCGCAGCGCCTGCAGCGGGCGCACGCAGACCAACTGCGCGTCGTCATGCTGCATCATCCGATCCGTGCGGTGGAAGAATCAGATGTCAGCAACCTCCTGATTGGCCGCGAACAGGCCGTGCCCTCCTGGATCGACGCCGGCGTGGACCTGCTGCTGGGCGGGCACATACATCTACCTTACGTGGTGCCGCTCCAGGGCAACCCAGATCAGCAGGCATGGGCAATACAGGCTGGGACGGGCATATCGCAGCGCGTGCGCGGCAACATACCCAATTCAGTCAACCTTATCGAGCACGACGCACATGACCGGCAACGCCGTTGCCAGATCACGCGCTGGGACTATGCATCAGCAGACAAGCGCTTCATACCGGTGGAAACAACCGAGTTGCAGCTGAGCGGCTCGGCCAACGCCTAG
- the tatA gene encoding twin-arginine translocase TatA/TatE family subunit, with translation MDMMGISIWQLVIILLIVVMLFGTKRLRGLGSDVGNAISGFRKAVNDGESNPQALEAEKLKSQQ, from the coding sequence ATCGACATGATGGGCATCAGTATCTGGCAACTTGTGATCATTCTGCTGATCGTGGTCATGCTGTTCGGCACCAAGCGGCTGCGCGGTCTGGGTTCGGACGTAGGCAATGCCATCAGCGGATTTCGCAAGGCGGTGAATGATGGCGAAAGCAACCCTCAGGCACTTGAGGCAGAGAAGCTGAAAAGCCAGCAGTAA
- a CDS encoding ABC transporter permease — MSQVWNIARKELSDGLRNRWLLAISLLFAVLAVGIAWLGAAASGQLGFTSIPATIASLASLATFLMPLIALLLAYDAIVGEDEGGTLMLLMTYPISRGQILLGKFVGHGLILALAVLIGFGCAALAIALLVDDIELSLLVWAFGRFMLSSTLLGWAFLALAYVLSSLVNEKSSAAGLALGVWFLFVLVFDLVLLALLVFSEGKFNPELLPWLLLLNPTDIYRLINLAGFDGANAMGVLSLGDDLPVRGALLWLCLLAWAGVSLFLAYAVFRRRAA; from the coding sequence ATGAGCCAGGTCTGGAACATCGCTCGCAAGGAACTCAGTGACGGCCTGCGCAACCGCTGGTTGTTGGCTATCAGTCTGCTGTTCGCAGTACTGGCCGTGGGCATCGCCTGGCTCGGCGCCGCCGCTTCGGGGCAGCTGGGATTCACCTCCATCCCGGCGACCATTGCCAGCCTGGCCAGTCTGGCGACTTTCCTGATGCCCCTGATTGCCCTGCTGCTGGCCTACGACGCTATTGTCGGCGAGGACGAAGGCGGCACCCTCATGCTGCTGATGACCTATCCCATAAGTCGCGGACAGATTCTGCTCGGCAAATTCGTCGGTCATGGGCTGATTCTGGCGTTGGCGGTATTGATCGGCTTCGGCTGCGCTGCGCTGGCCATTGCGCTTTTGGTCGACGATATAGAACTGAGCCTGCTGGTATGGGCCTTCGGCCGTTTCATGCTGTCATCGACTCTGCTCGGCTGGGCCTTCCTGGCCCTGGCCTATGTGTTGAGCAGCCTGGTCAATGAGAAGTCCAGCGCTGCGGGACTGGCCCTGGGCGTATGGTTTCTGTTCGTGCTGGTATTCGATCTGGTGCTGCTGGCTCTGCTGGTCTTCAGCGAAGGCAAATTCAACCCCGAGTTGCTGCCCTGGCTGCTGCTGCTCAACCCGACCGACATATACCGGTTGATCAATCTGGCCGGTTTTGATGGTGCCAATGCCATGGGTGTGCTGTCACTGGGTGATGACCTGCCGGTACGTGGCGCTCTGCTCTGGCTGTGCCTGCTGGCGTGGGCCGGTGTCTCCCTGTTTCTGGCTTATGCTGTATTCCGGCGCCGTGCCGCCTGA
- a CDS encoding diacylglycerol/lipid kinase family protein, with the protein MNHPHQDLPTHSPVSLTGNEPLFMVMNSGSGKNDSTEIQATIQAACEQAGRNCELIVVEHGDQLQAAAEKAVALARTHGGIVVAVGGDGTLNAVCQTVVGQNVPFGVLPQGTFNYFGRAHNISQNTTQAVHDLLNGRLEYISLGRLNRRYFLVNASLGLYPRLLEDREAYKQRYGRSRLVALWSAVVTLAKAHRQLNIRLDYAGRHQQLRSPTLVVCNNPLQLEQIGIDPQLPEGADHLVALTSRPVGTLALYGLLIQGLMSRMGEADNIISIGFQKMSVHLGRRPRMVKVAMDGEIFRMRTPLEFSIAVKALPLLIPRTAPAPEHP; encoded by the coding sequence GTGAATCATCCGCATCAGGATCTACCCACCCACTCGCCGGTATCACTGACCGGTAACGAACCGCTGTTCATGGTAATGAACAGCGGTTCGGGGAAAAACGATAGTACGGAAATCCAGGCGACCATCCAGGCTGCCTGCGAACAGGCCGGCCGCAACTGCGAGCTGATCGTGGTGGAGCACGGTGATCAGTTGCAGGCGGCCGCCGAGAAAGCTGTGGCCCTGGCCCGAACGCATGGCGGAATAGTGGTCGCTGTCGGCGGGGATGGCACCCTCAATGCGGTTTGTCAGACGGTGGTCGGCCAGAACGTGCCTTTCGGCGTGCTGCCGCAGGGCACATTCAACTATTTTGGACGCGCCCACAATATATCCCAGAACACCACACAAGCCGTGCATGACCTGCTCAATGGGCGGCTTGAGTACATAAGCCTGGGCCGGCTGAATAGGCGCTACTTTCTGGTCAATGCCAGCCTGGGGCTCTATCCGCGCCTGCTGGAAGACCGGGAAGCCTACAAGCAACGCTACGGGCGCAGCCGCCTGGTTGCGCTGTGGTCGGCAGTGGTAACCCTGGCCAAGGCCCATCGTCAACTGAATATACGGCTGGATTACGCCGGTCGGCACCAGCAATTGCGCTCGCCGACGCTGGTGGTCTGCAACAACCCTTTGCAACTGGAGCAGATAGGTATCGATCCGCAATTGCCGGAGGGTGCCGACCATCTGGTAGCCCTGACCTCTCGACCGGTGGGGACACTGGCACTGTACGGCCTGCTGATACAAGGCCTGATGAGTCGCATGGGCGAGGCGGACAATATCATCAGTATCGGCTTTCAGAAAATGTCGGTGCACCTGGGTCGGCGGCCACGCATGGTCAAGGTCGCCATGGACGGCGAGATATTCCGCATGCGCACCCCGCTCGAATTCAGCATTGCAGTCAAGGCGCTGCCACTGCTGATCCCTCGCACCGCTCCGGCACCGGAACACCCATGA
- a CDS encoding DksA/TraR family C4-type zinc finger protein yields MATGWAQDGAVQEQIDDTIKDAVERARSKLPAGDSLSHCEECDAPIPEARRKAVPGVRLCIDCQTARDNEQHNASSYNRRGSKDSQLR; encoded by the coding sequence ATGGCAACGGGATGGGCGCAGGACGGTGCGGTGCAGGAGCAGATCGACGACACTATCAAGGATGCGGTCGAACGGGCTCGCAGCAAACTGCCGGCGGGCGACAGTCTGAGCCATTGCGAAGAATGCGACGCTCCCATTCCCGAGGCACGCCGCAAAGCCGTTCCCGGCGTTCGATTGTGCATCGACTGCCAGACCGCCCGGGATAATGAGCAGCACAATGCCAGCAGCTACAACCGCCGGGGCAGCAAGGACAGTCAACTACGCTGA
- a CDS encoding YebC/PmpR family DNA-binding transcriptional regulator yields the protein MGRAYQNRKESMAKTANAKTKVYSKYAREIYVSAKSGGVDPNGNLALRGLIERAKKDQVPGHVIDKAIDKAKGGGGEDFAVARYEGFGPGNCIVIVDCLTDNPNRTIADVRHCFTKTKCKMGTPGSVSHMFDHCAILAFSGDDEEAVLETLMLADVDVTDIENEDGIITVFTPNTEYAKARQALTDTLGDIAFEVDEIQFLPQTSTPISEEDLPLFERFIDMLNDVEDVQNIYHNAEV from the coding sequence ATGGGACGCGCTTACCAAAACCGCAAAGAATCCATGGCCAAAACGGCCAATGCCAAAACCAAGGTCTACAGCAAATATGCTCGCGAGATCTATGTCAGTGCGAAGTCAGGCGGTGTCGACCCCAACGGCAATCTGGCGCTGCGCGGTCTGATCGAGCGGGCCAAGAAAGACCAGGTACCAGGCCATGTAATCGACAAGGCCATAGATAAGGCCAAGGGTGGTGGCGGCGAAGACTTTGCCGTAGCTCGCTACGAGGGCTTTGGTCCGGGCAACTGTATCGTCATCGTCGACTGCCTGACCGACAACCCCAACCGCACCATTGCCGATGTGCGACATTGCTTCACCAAGACCAAGTGCAAAATGGGTACGCCGGGCAGCGTCAGCCACATGTTCGACCATTGCGCCATCCTGGCTTTCAGCGGAGATGATGAAGAAGCGGTGCTCGAAACCCTGATGCTGGCTGATGTGGACGTTACCGATATCGAGAATGAAGACGGCATCATCACCGTATTCACGCCGAATACCGAGTATGCCAAGGCGCGCCAGGCATTGACGGACACGCTGGGCGATATCGCTTTTGAAGTGGACGAGATCCAGTTCCTGCCGCAGACCTCGACGCCGATCAGTGAGGAAGACCTGCCGCTGTTCGAACGTTTCATTGACATGCTCAATGATGTTGAAGATGTGCAGAATATCTACCACAACGCCGAGGTCTAG
- a CDS encoding glutaredoxin family protein, whose protein sequence is MNDTPNYVYQKEGCPFAAKATELLDRQRVPYRLHVFADATEEQLFKDEHDVDTTPQVFIDGQRIGGYTELAAHFGEQPESD, encoded by the coding sequence ATGAACGATACGCCGAATTATGTTTACCAGAAGGAAGGCTGTCCCTTTGCAGCAAAGGCCACGGAGCTGCTGGACAGACAGCGCGTTCCCTACCGGCTGCATGTATTTGCCGATGCGACTGAAGAGCAACTGTTCAAGGACGAACATGACGTCGACACCACCCCGCAGGTGTTCATCGACGGCCAGCGTATCGGTGGCTATACCGAGCTGGCAGCGCACTTCGGTGAACAGCCTGAGTCGGACTGA
- a CDS encoding ABC transporter ATP-binding protein: protein MNAVDIQGVSQRYGSMTALRQLNLHLEPGEVLGLFGHNGAGKTTTMKLILGLLNPSEGRVQVLGRAPNDPDVRRQLGYLPENVMFYPQLSGRETLHHFARIKSAALQQADELLEQVGLAHAADRRVKTYSKGMRQRLGLAQALLGDPQLLLLDEPTVGLDPIATQDLYILIDRLRQQGTSVILCSHVLPGVEAHINRAAILAGGQLEAIGTLASLRTEAGLPSRIRASGLRQREQLLQNWSDDGYDTQLLGSDGIEVVGTSAGKIALLRQLLAEDQPGDIEIFQPSLEDLYRYYTERAGNAHAAEDKA, encoded by the coding sequence ATGAATGCTGTTGATATTCAAGGTGTCAGCCAGCGTTACGGCAGCATGACTGCGCTGCGCCAGCTGAACCTGCACCTGGAACCGGGCGAAGTGCTGGGTCTGTTCGGTCACAACGGTGCCGGCAAGACCACCACCATGAAACTTATTCTCGGCCTGCTCAACCCCAGCGAAGGCCGGGTTCAGGTGCTCGGCAGGGCGCCGAATGATCCGGACGTACGGCGCCAGCTCGGCTATCTGCCGGAAAACGTGATGTTCTATCCGCAGCTCAGCGGCCGCGAAACCCTGCACCACTTCGCCCGTATCAAGAGCGCAGCCTTGCAGCAGGCCGATGAACTGTTGGAGCAGGTCGGCCTGGCACATGCTGCCGATCGCCGGGTCAAGACTTATTCCAAGGGCATGCGCCAGCGCCTGGGACTGGCCCAGGCGCTGTTGGGTGACCCGCAACTGTTGCTGCTCGACGAACCGACGGTAGGATTGGACCCGATCGCCACTCAGGACCTCTACATACTGATCGACCGTCTGCGTCAGCAGGGCACCAGCGTGATTCTCTGTTCCCATGTACTGCCGGGAGTGGAGGCCCATATCAACCGTGCGGCGATTCTGGCCGGTGGTCAGCTGGAGGCAATCGGCACCCTGGCCAGCCTGCGCACGGAAGCCGGTTTGCCATCGCGCATCCGCGCCAGCGGTCTGCGGCAACGTGAACAACTATTGCAGAACTGGAGCGATGACGGTTACGACACCCAGCTGCTGGGCAGCGATGGTATCGAAGTCGTCGGCACCAGCGCCGGCAAGATAGCCTTGCTGCGCCAGTTGCTGGCAGAGGATCAGCCAGGCGATATCGAGATTTTCCAACCTTCGCTGGAGGACCTGTACCGTTATTACACCGAACGCGCAGGCAATGCGCACGCTGCGGAGGACAAGGCATGA
- a CDS encoding methyl-accepting chemotaxis protein, producing MWRSGRNEIQALQQDKQRLEAEAARQAKHIQQLEQELADSQRRHQRQLDYYRDVSGNLIRFSTSVTHLGDSFEYLAGQLNLDQEHAGQVATAALSNQQRFDDLQHKATAMESGLIGASRQVETLSDHSAEINGIVDLIGGIASQTNLLALNAAIEAARAGEAGRGFAVVASEIRHLAERTAQATSEIVSKIDELQNITGAVQQYIQSQGTLAEDFSRTTQDAVAGMDVLHSLAGEMRLGIEKSAFRAGVELANLDELSLKFIVYNHLLGSSDAPLPALPSERECRFGKWYYGDGSQNIQQFAHFREIERPHTAVHNEGLAAMRSFNADALEAAVQHLGDMEEANLAVMRIVAEVMTAFERRQATT from the coding sequence ATGTGGCGCAGCGGTAGAAATGAAATACAGGCACTGCAGCAGGACAAGCAGCGACTTGAAGCGGAAGCAGCCAGGCAAGCCAAGCACATACAGCAACTGGAACAAGAGCTGGCAGATAGCCAGCGCCGCCACCAGCGTCAGCTGGATTACTACCGGGATGTGTCCGGCAACCTGATCCGTTTCAGCACCTCTGTCACCCACCTCGGCGATTCCTTTGAATACCTGGCCGGTCAGCTCAATCTCGACCAGGAGCATGCCGGTCAGGTGGCCACTGCCGCGCTGAGCAATCAGCAGCGCTTCGACGATCTGCAACACAAGGCCACGGCCATGGAGAGCGGGCTGATCGGCGCGTCTCGTCAGGTCGAAACGCTCTCCGATCACTCCGCGGAGATCAACGGCATCGTCGACCTGATCGGTGGCATAGCCAGTCAGACCAACCTGCTGGCGCTGAACGCCGCTATTGAAGCCGCTCGTGCCGGTGAGGCCGGCAGAGGTTTTGCGGTGGTGGCCAGTGAGATTCGCCATCTGGCCGAACGCACCGCCCAGGCTACCAGCGAAATCGTCAGCAAGATTGACGAACTGCAGAACATCACTGGCGCGGTGCAGCAGTACATACAGTCCCAGGGCACCCTGGCCGAAGACTTCAGCCGTACTACTCAGGACGCCGTGGCCGGCATGGATGTGCTGCACAGTCTGGCTGGGGAGATGCGTCTCGGCATCGAGAAGTCCGCCTTCCGGGCAGGCGTCGAGCTGGCCAATCTGGACGAGCTGTCACTCAAGTTCATTGTCTACAACCACTTGCTTGGCAGCTCCGACGCGCCGCTGCCGGCCCTGCCCAGCGAGCGCGAATGCCGCTTCGGCAAGTGGTACTACGGTGACGGCAGCCAGAACATTCAACAATTCGCGCATTTCCGTGAGATCGAGCGACCGCATACCGCCGTGCACAACGAAGGCCTGGCAGCGATGCGCTCCTTCAATGCGGATGCGCTGGAAGCTGCGGTCCAGCATCTGGGCGATATGGAGGAAGCCAACCTGGCGGTGATGCGTATCGTCGCCGAGGTAATGACCGCCTTCGAGCGGCGCCAGGCAACAACATGA
- a CDS encoding cation diffusion facilitator family transporter, which yields MKIRQGYELPADKEKLLHKTIRLEWISIFFSLTIVVTVYLAMGSSQAMKMALLEDLLAFVPPAVFLLAMRVRKRSPDEGHPYGYSRAILLAFLAASVAILMFGLFMLFDSASSLIKREHPTIGHFQLFDWQYPIWSGWVMILALTYAMVPPVILGRMKMPLAKELHESTLYADADMNKADWMTSAAAILGVIGIGLGFWWADSVAAAIISLDVLKDGVTHVRKAMLNLMDQRPTETIGNKPLGLEDKIADALLREPDILDACSRLREEGHIVGGEIFVVLAPDQTNVARRVQEIAEQACTLDWRLYDLIVMPVEKIER from the coding sequence ATGAAGATTCGCCAAGGGTACGAATTACCCGCAGATAAGGAAAAACTGCTGCACAAGACCATACGCCTGGAATGGATTTCCATATTCTTCTCGCTGACCATCGTCGTCACCGTGTACCTGGCCATGGGTTCCTCCCAGGCCATGAAAATGGCGCTGCTCGAAGACCTGCTGGCCTTCGTGCCACCAGCGGTGTTTCTGCTGGCAATGCGGGTTCGTAAACGTTCGCCCGATGAAGGACATCCCTACGGTTACAGCCGAGCGATCCTGCTGGCCTTTCTCGCCGCATCCGTCGCAATCCTGATGTTCGGCCTGTTCATGCTATTCGATTCTGCCTCGTCACTGATCAAGCGTGAACATCCAACTATCGGCCACTTTCAACTGTTCGATTGGCAATATCCGATCTGGAGCGGCTGGGTCATGATCCTCGCCCTGACATATGCCATGGTTCCGCCGGTCATCCTCGGGCGTATGAAGATGCCACTGGCCAAGGAGCTGCATGAAAGCACCCTGTACGCCGATGCCGACATGAACAAGGCCGACTGGATGACTTCGGCGGCCGCGATTCTCGGCGTTATCGGCATCGGCCTGGGTTTCTGGTGGGCGGACTCGGTGGCAGCAGCCATCATCTCGCTGGATGTATTGAAGGACGGCGTCACCCATGTGCGCAAAGCCATGCTCAACCTGATGGATCAACGTCCTACCGAAACAATCGGCAATAAGCCGCTGGGGCTGGAGGACAAGATCGCCGATGCGCTGCTGCGTGAGCCGGATATTCTGGATGCCTGCTCCCGTTTGCGCGAGGAAGGTCACATCGTCGGCGGAGAAATCTTCGTGGTGCTGGCGCCCGACCAGACCAACGTGGCGCGCCGTGTACAGGAGATTGCCGAACAGGCGTGCACGCTGGACTGGCGGTTATACGACCTGATCGTGATGCCGGTGGAAAAAATAGAACGTTGA